A window of the Candidatus Methylomirabilota bacterium genome harbors these coding sequences:
- a CDS encoding endonuclease domain-containing protein — MHPRGGSEQWDRMYEKQGGLFAICGARPNGRRLSINGCRRTGKVRGLLCSACNLMISNSGDRPELMHKAAAYLTRT; from the coding sequence ATGCACCCCCGAGGAGGGTCTGAGCAGTGGGATCGGATGTACGAAAAACAGGGTGGTCTTTTCGCAATCTGCGGGGCCCGGCCGAACGGAAGGCGGCTATCTATTAACGGCTGCCGCCGGACTGGGAAGGTTCGAGGGCTATTGTGCAGCGCCTGCAACCTTATGATCAGTAATTCCGGGGATCGCCCCGAGTTAATGCACAAGGCAGCTGCGTACCTTACCCGAACTTGA